In Microbacterium cremeum, a genomic segment contains:
- a CDS encoding recombinase family protein yields MTRAALYLRQSLDRDHRQEGIDRQRARCRAEVERRGWTIVEEYVDNDVSASKPRGVGTAWHRMIEDTKAGRVDVVVAVDQDRILRGIRDLVTLLDVGARIATVDGELDLTTADGEFRATLAAGLARFEVQRKSERQRRANAHRREGGLPAGGRRAFGYTRLKAGASADWPKRVGADGREWPDYGHEPKEPEASAVRRGYAMLLAGATLRSIARAWNAEGLTTTVGHEWEAYSVRAVLANPRNAGLVAPPRSATDVMTTHNLGLGDLPVGSWEPLVAPETWAAARDLLADPVRRSSPGAAPRSLLSGIATCGICGGAMKAGVIRDIRSYRCSESAHLSRKRDDADHFITHVVLERLSQPDAAALLRRDDAPDVGKLRAELLEAQQAEESVLSLVGRGLTTVDKAAATLRDVRERIGGLEAALSDAGRVDVFGDLVAEAEAAGDAYDARWAAVAEAWAALDIDRQRAIVRKLLAVEMRSPGKGSRAPRDAAGRLAHTEATLALTWL; encoded by the coding sequence ATGACCCGCGCAGCGCTCTACCTCCGCCAGTCGCTCGACCGCGACCACCGTCAGGAAGGCATCGATCGACAGCGGGCGCGATGCCGCGCCGAGGTCGAGCGGCGAGGATGGACGATCGTCGAGGAGTACGTCGACAACGACGTCAGCGCCTCCAAGCCGCGCGGGGTCGGCACGGCGTGGCATCGCATGATCGAGGACACGAAGGCCGGACGCGTCGATGTCGTCGTCGCCGTGGATCAAGACCGCATCCTCCGCGGCATCCGCGACCTCGTGACGCTCCTCGACGTCGGCGCACGGATCGCGACCGTCGACGGCGAGCTCGACCTCACGACCGCTGACGGCGAGTTCAGGGCGACCCTGGCCGCGGGGCTCGCTCGGTTCGAGGTTCAGCGCAAGAGCGAGCGGCAAAGGCGGGCGAACGCGCACCGACGCGAAGGCGGCTTGCCCGCGGGAGGCCGGCGCGCGTTCGGGTACACGCGACTCAAGGCGGGCGCGTCGGCGGACTGGCCGAAGCGGGTCGGGGCGGACGGCCGCGAATGGCCCGACTACGGCCACGAGCCGAAGGAGCCCGAGGCATCCGCCGTACGCCGCGGATACGCGATGCTTCTCGCCGGGGCGACTCTGCGGTCGATCGCGCGAGCATGGAACGCCGAAGGCCTGACGACGACCGTCGGGCACGAGTGGGAGGCGTACAGCGTGCGCGCCGTGCTCGCGAACCCGCGCAACGCGGGACTCGTCGCTCCCCCGCGATCCGCGACCGACGTCATGACGACGCACAATCTCGGCCTCGGCGACCTCCCCGTCGGCTCGTGGGAACCGCTGGTCGCGCCCGAGACATGGGCGGCGGCGCGCGACCTCCTCGCCGACCCCGTGCGACGCTCATCGCCCGGAGCCGCGCCGCGGTCGCTCCTGTCGGGCATCGCGACGTGCGGGATCTGCGGCGGCGCCATGAAAGCGGGCGTCATCCGCGACATTCGGTCGTATCGCTGTAGTGAGTCGGCGCACCTCAGCCGCAAACGCGACGACGCCGACCACTTCATCACGCACGTCGTGCTCGAACGCCTCTCACAACCGGACGCCGCCGCGCTCCTGCGCCGCGACGACGCGCCTGACGTCGGCAAGCTGCGCGCCGAGCTCCTCGAAGCGCAGCAAGCCGAAGAGAGCGTGCTCAGCCTCGTCGGGCGCGGGCTGACGACCGTCGACAAGGCAGCCGCGACACTGCGCGACGTACGGGAGCGGATCGGGGGGCTCGAGGCGGCGCTCAGCGACGCGGGGCGGGTCGACGTGTTCGGCGACCTCGTGGCCGAGGCAGAGGCGGCCGGCGACGCCTACGACGCGCGGTGGGCGGCGGTCGCCGAGGCGTGGGCCGCGCTCGACATCGACCGACAGCGCGCCATCGTGCGGAAGCTCCTCGCCGTCGAGATGCGGTCACCGGGTAAGGGCTCGCGAGCGCCTCGCGACGCGGCGGGACGGCTCGCGCACACCGAGGCGACTCTCGCGCTGACCTGGCTCTGA
- a CDS encoding bifunctional DNA primase/polymerase: MSALDHALAAADLGWHVIPCSADKRPLTKHGLKDATTDPAQIRAWWKKHPAALAAVVAGPSGLAIADFDVKGDKDGLAALDRLGYSLPTTWQQRTQNNGTHAFYAAPAGVDMPNGVADLFDKGSGIDRRTGESYAVLYDHPPVSLDELAPAPDWLVSSETARSPRSDRAPGADEGTFRSRLSDGKPRKSIRREIRSVKFPAGAAHEPMLETVTKLVGYGIRGERGIGRLLDETRERYVGDHPDRPRDWDLALAGSIRRLGLPPVTFKLSKAARRRIRERADRRKASITPISLTACHEAFRGWLGVDYDLGALNAVLAAAVIERMDGDPAWLLLISGSGNAKTETVQSLAGAGARVVSQIASAGALLSGTSKGERSANATGGLLHEIGTRGVMVLKDVTSVLSMSREARTEVLAALREVHDGSWTRSVGTDGGRSIEWAGRLVIIGAVTTAWDRAHADTISAFGDRFVVVRMDSTTGRIAAGWKAIGNTGSEEAMRTELAAAAAGVLAGANLAADGPNGEETARILAAADLVTLARTAVDVDYRGNVVDSHAPEMPTRFAKQLAQVFRGGVAIGLSREAALALAIRVARDSMPPLRLEILEDVAMNPWTPLRDVVKRVQKPRSTVDRQLQALHLLGLLTVDEEVATVGLALKETTTWRYTLADGIDVSSIAAPTPTTITNTKETKK, translated from the coding sequence ATGAGCGCCCTCGATCACGCACTCGCCGCCGCGGATCTCGGCTGGCATGTCATCCCGTGCAGCGCCGATAAGCGTCCGCTCACGAAGCACGGCCTCAAGGATGCGACGACCGATCCCGCACAGATCCGCGCGTGGTGGAAGAAGCATCCCGCCGCGCTCGCCGCGGTGGTCGCCGGACCGTCGGGCCTCGCGATCGCAGACTTCGACGTGAAGGGCGACAAGGACGGCCTCGCGGCGCTCGACCGGCTCGGGTACTCGCTGCCGACGACTTGGCAACAGCGCACGCAGAACAACGGCACGCACGCGTTCTACGCCGCGCCCGCGGGCGTTGACATGCCGAACGGCGTAGCAGACCTCTTCGACAAGGGCAGCGGCATCGACCGCCGCACCGGCGAGTCGTACGCCGTTCTCTACGACCACCCGCCCGTATCCCTCGACGAGCTCGCACCCGCTCCCGACTGGCTCGTGTCGAGCGAGACGGCCCGGTCGCCACGCAGCGACCGAGCACCCGGCGCCGATGAGGGGACCTTCCGGTCTCGACTCAGCGACGGCAAGCCGCGGAAGAGCATCCGGCGCGAGATCCGCTCCGTGAAGTTCCCCGCCGGCGCCGCACACGAGCCGATGCTCGAGACGGTTACGAAGCTCGTCGGCTACGGCATCCGCGGCGAACGCGGTATCGGCCGCCTTCTCGACGAGACGCGCGAGCGCTACGTCGGCGACCACCCCGACCGTCCTCGCGACTGGGATCTCGCGCTCGCCGGCTCGATCCGGCGCCTCGGCCTTCCCCCGGTGACGTTCAAGCTCTCGAAAGCCGCCCGCCGCCGTATCCGCGAGCGCGCGGACCGGCGCAAGGCGTCTATCACGCCGATTAGCCTGACCGCCTGTCACGAGGCGTTCCGTGGGTGGCTCGGCGTCGACTACGACCTCGGCGCGCTGAACGCCGTTCTCGCCGCCGCCGTCATCGAGCGGATGGACGGCGATCCGGCGTGGCTCCTGCTCATCTCGGGCAGTGGCAACGCGAAGACGGAGACCGTGCAGTCGCTCGCCGGTGCCGGCGCTCGCGTCGTGTCGCAGATCGCATCGGCCGGCGCTCTCCTGTCCGGCACGTCGAAGGGCGAGCGCTCGGCCAACGCGACCGGCGGCCTTCTCCACGAGATCGGCACCCGCGGCGTCATGGTGCTCAAGGACGTGACGTCGGTCCTCTCGATGAGTCGCGAAGCTCGAACCGAGGTTCTCGCGGCGCTGCGTGAGGTGCATGACGGCTCGTGGACGCGCAGCGTCGGCACCGATGGAGGTCGCTCGATCGAATGGGCCGGGCGCCTCGTCATCATCGGCGCCGTAACGACCGCGTGGGACCGAGCGCACGCCGACACGATCTCGGCCTTCGGTGATCGATTCGTCGTCGTCCGCATGGACTCGACGACAGGGCGCATCGCCGCGGGCTGGAAGGCGATCGGAAACACCGGCAGCGAAGAGGCGATGCGGACCGAGCTCGCCGCCGCCGCGGCGGGCGTCCTCGCCGGCGCGAACCTGGCCGCCGACGGTCCGAACGGCGAGGAGACGGCGCGCATCCTTGCGGCGGCTGATCTCGTGACGCTCGCGCGAACGGCCGTCGACGTCGACTATCGCGGGAACGTCGTCGACTCCCACGCGCCCGAGATGCCGACTCGCTTCGCGAAGCAACTCGCGCAGGTCTTCCGCGGCGGTGTCGCTATCGGACTCTCCCGCGAAGCGGCGCTCGCCCTGGCGATCCGCGTCGCACGCGACTCCATGCCGCCGCTGCGTCTCGAAATTCTCGAAGACGTTGCCATGAATCCGTGGACACCGCTCCGCGATGTCGTCAAGCGCGTGCAGAAGCCGCGCAGCACTGTCGATCGGCAACTGCAGGCGCTCCACCTTCTCGGCCTCCTGACGGTCGACGAAGAGGTCGCCACGGTCGGCCTCGCGCTCAAAGAGACGACGACATGGCGCTACACGCTCGCCGACGGGATCGATGTCTCGTCGATCGCGGCACCCACCCCCACCACCATCACCAACACGAAGGAGACGAAGAAGTGA